Below is a window of Rhizobium jaguaris DNA.
GGACACTGGCCGCGCAGGCCGTCACAGGCGCACCGAGCGGGCCTTTGTAGCCATAGCGGATGCTGACCTGGCCAGCCGCCAGATTGACGAGGAAGGAGGGGACAGTGAAGGGCGACAGCCGCCGCACGCCGCGCGTCTCGGCCGTGCGCACAGCATCGGCGATCGCCGGAAAACCGCCGATACCGGAGGCGATGACCGTGGCTGTGCGCTCAAGCTCTTCGAGATTGGTCGGTTGCCAACCGGCTTGTTTGATCGCTTCTTCGGCAGCCGCCATCGCGAAGAGGATGAAGCGATCCATCTTCTTCTGGTCTTTGACCGGCACGTAGCGATCGACATCGAAACCGGCCTCGCTGTCCTCTTCGAGGCTTGGCACGACGCCACCAACCTTCGCTGCGAGATCGCCGACCATCTCTTCAGGCAGGAGCCTGAGGCCAGAGCGGCCCTCGACCAGCCGCTTCCAGGCGGTTGCGACGCCGACGCCCAGTGGTGAAACCAGGCCCATGCCCGTTACGACGATGCGATCCATAATGGGATACTCCTATCTCTATCAGGCGTCGAAGCCCAAGAACCATGCCTTCATCTGCGCTATCCGTTCATGGACGGCCTCATCCGCAGCCGGCCCGGGTGCCAGAATCGTATCTTCAGGGTGAAAAGCGCGGCCCGTTACGCGGTCAATGAGCAGGGGATCGCGATCCTCGCCGGTCGCCGCGTCGGCAAGCCGCATCGAGATTTCCTCCGGCGGCATATGCCGGTTACCCCAGGTAAATAGCGCCATGAGAACGGGGAAGAAATCGCGTCCCTTGTCGGTCAGCACATATTCGTAGCGCGGCGGCCGCTCGCTGTATAGGCGTCGCTCGAACAGGCCTTCGTCCGTCAAATGCCTCAGCCGCCGCGTCAGGATATTCGGAGCAACACCGAGATTCTTCTGGAACTCATCGAAGCGTGTCAGTCCCTGGAGCGCATCGCGCAGGATCAGAATGCTCCACCAGTCCCCGACGCTTTCGAGCGCACGGGCGGCGGGACATTTGAAAGTGCTGAAGCTTGTTCTCTGCATGGCCGAGGCGAATAGCACGAGTAACTATCATCATGCAAGTCACCGATGGTGCGGAGCGACAGCCACCTCGGTGCTTCGAGGGCTTGCCGCTTCGCGTCAAGGCACCTCAGCATGAGGTGGGGAGGCAGAACGATGCGGGAGAATAGCCCTTATGGTGAGGCGCGGAAGGCCGAAGGGCTGGAGCCTCGAGCCAAGGGGGCGGATGGCATAATCCCAGGCTTACGTATGCGACTCCGCTGGCACCGAAGAGGTCACTTCGTCCTCGGGAATATCGTCGAAGGAGGCATAGTTGAGGTTATAGAGCTTCGAATAGAGCTTGCCATTGGCCATGAGCTGATTGTGGTTGCCGCTTTCGATCAACTGGCCGTTCTGAAGAACGATGATGCGGTCGGCCTCACGAATGGTGGCAAGGCGGTGTGCAATCACAAGGCCGGTGCGGCCCTCGAGCAGCTTCACCAACGCCTTCTGGATTAGCATTTCGGTATAGCTGTCGATATTCGCGGTTGCCTCGTCGAGCACGAGTATCTTCGCATCGGCGACAAGCGCGCGGGCGAAGCTGACGAGTTGGCGCTGGCCGAGCGACAGACCGCCGCCACGTTCGCCAAGCATGGTGTCGTAGCCATCGGCAAGCCGCATGATGAACTCATGTGCGCCGACCGCCTGCGCAGCTTCGATAATCTCCTCGCGGGTCGCCTCGGCCTTGTTGTAGCGAATGTTCTCCAAAACCGTGCCGGTGAACAGGAAAGGTTCCTGCAGCACCATGGCAATCTGCCGGCCAAGCGAATCCTGGGTGAGGGAGCGCACATCGTGACCGCCGACCAGCACCTGGCCCTGCTGCACGTCGTAGAAGCGATGGATCAGCGCCATGGAGCTCGACTTGCCCGAGCCGGTCGGCCCGATCAGCGCCACGGTCTCGCCGGGATTGACCTTGAAGCTGACATTCTTCAGCACCGGATGTTTCGGATTGTAGCCGAAAACGACATCGCGGAATTCGACCGAGCCGTCCATATCTGACGACAGCACCTTGGCATCGGGCGCATCTTTGATGTCGACCGGCACGTCGAGCACGTCCGTCAGCCGCTGGCCGGAGGCCATGGCGCGCTGCATGACGGAATATTGCATGGTGAGCGAGCGGATCGGGTCGAAGAAACGCTGAATGTAGAACAGGAAGGCGACCATGACGCCGACGTCGAGCTTGTGGTTCAGCACCATCGAACCGCCAACGATAATGACGATGGCCATGGCCATGCCCGTTAGCGTATCGACGATCGGCACCATCACCTGCGCGTACCTCGCGGCGGTCAGATGTGCCTTGAGATTGGTATAT
It encodes the following:
- a CDS encoding winged helix-turn-helix transcriptional regulator; the protein is MQRTSFSTFKCPAARALESVGDWWSILILRDALQGLTRFDEFQKNLGVAPNILTRRLRHLTDEGLFERRLYSERPPRYEYVLTDKGRDFFPVLMALFTWGNRHMPPEEISMRLADAATGEDRDPLLIDRVTGRAFHPEDTILAPGPAADEAVHERIAQMKAWFLGFDA
- a CDS encoding ABC transporter ATP-binding protein is translated as MSETTETERNDVREDGRRPPRAVVGSHRVEEEIFGKVFDGKIIRRIWSFISPYRRQIYIAVGAVLLFTGSQIVIPLVIRYAIDHAMAPGAINYSALWLALAIFAAAILVNYAASYVQETAVGQVAEEVLFDIRRAMFAHLQRVSLSFMDKTEVGRLMSRLQGDVNSMQEFLETSVLSVGDIALLFGIVVVLLSLDFRLGLLTLSVMPILFIVRLFWLPKARVAFMNAHETNSVTNGALAEAIHGVRAVQGMHRQSVNFGLFDDKAYTNLKAHLTAARYAQVMVPIVDTLTGMAMAIVIIVGGSMVLNHKLDVGVMVAFLFYIQRFFDPIRSLTMQYSVMQRAMASGQRLTDVLDVPVDIKDAPDAKVLSSDMDGSVEFRDVVFGYNPKHPVLKNVSFKVNPGETVALIGPTGSGKSSSMALIHRFYDVQQGQVLVGGHDVRSLTQDSLGRQIAMVLQEPFLFTGTVLENIRYNKAEATREEIIEAAQAVGAHEFIMRLADGYDTMLGERGGGLSLGQRQLVSFARALVADAKILVLDEATANIDSYTEMLIQKALVKLLEGRTGLVIAHRLATIREADRIIVLQNGQLIESGNHNQLMANGKLYSKLYNLNYASFDDIPEDEVTSSVPAESHT